A section of the Macadamia integrifolia cultivar HAES 741 chromosome 9, SCU_Mint_v3, whole genome shotgun sequence genome encodes:
- the LOC122089298 gene encoding uncharacterized protein LOC122089298 → MFKFTVIYVLNSFSGNVDIVPEHMPRWNITLMDLYVFLLLQSYMNYAEVPIGHRRRLEEPVPRDPEAPRTLEDEVEVQAPRTEEVERLEAGFSINKTFFFVSNFLSSTASGGIFAFLQMSKEKAKPTLKHIYIACSVCLATSIVVVVAGVALILIPWKSGLKSLILKLATCATLVLFMSDSFLAIIAFNIGS, encoded by the exons ATGTTCAAATTCACCGTTATATATGTTTTAAATTCCTTTTCAGGTAATGTTGACATTGTTCCTGAGCATATGCCGAGATGGAACATCACATTGATGGATCTTTATGTTTTTCTATTGTTACAATCATACATGAACTATGCCGAAGTTCCAATTGGCCATCGTCGAAGACTAGAG GAACCGGTACCTAGAGACCCTGAAGCTCCAAGGACATTGGAAGATGAAGTTGAAGTTCAAGCTCCTAGGACAGAGGAAGTTGAACGTCTTGAGGCAGGATTTTCCATTAACAAAACATTTTTCTTTGTCAGTAACTTTTTGTCTTCTACAGCTTCCGGCGGGATCTTTGCCTTCTTGCAAATGAGCAAAGAAAAAGCTAAACCAACATTGAAGCACATCTACATTGCTTGCAGTGTATGCTTGGCCACATCAATCGTTGTTGTGGTTGCAGGTGTGGCACTCATTTTGATCCCTTGGAAGTCTGGTTTGAAGTCTCTGATACTCAAATTAGCTACTTGTGCCACTTTGGTTCTTTTCATGTCAGATTCATTCTTGGCAATAATAGCTTTCAATATTGGAAGTTGA